From Streptomyces sp. NBC_01551:
TGCCGGACAGGCGCGGGCTGGTGGTGATCTTTGAGGCGCCGTCGCCGCCGTAGTGGCCGATGCGGTAGACGTCCACGGAGAACTGCTGGGGCGGATCGACGGTGATGTGGAAGTCGATGGCCTCGCCGGGGGCGACCGCTCCGGTGGAGGCGAATCCTTTGATCTGCCGGTGCACGTCGTCGGCCGTGCGGGGGCCGCCGGCGCCGCGGGCGCGGGGGATCTGGCCGGTGCCGGCCGCCGCCGCGGGGTCCACGTACCAGGGGACGACCTGGCCGGTGTCGTCGAAGTAGAGCTCGCTGCCCCGGAACCAGGGCAGGGGGCCCTGGCCGAAGGGATCGGTCACCGCGTGCGCGAGCGCACCTGACTCCCAACGCCGGATCTGGTCCGCACCCATACCGCTCCCCTCCCTCGCTCCCCCGAACGCCGATTTGCGAGGCCGCGTTCACCAGCTCGCCGCGACCGGTCCCAGCACATCACATAACGCACGCACTCCGTCACTGTTCGCCATATCCGGCCGCGCCTGCGAGGGGGGAGCACGGGTTCGGGGCCGGGGCCTGCCCGGCGCCGGAGCGCGCCGCGGCGGGACTCGCACCAGGGCGCGGCCGGTTCACACCAGCCGGACCGGCTTCTCCGGGCGGACTCCGACCTCCGCGAGCCAGCCCCGCAGGGGTTCGGGATCCCCGTCCTCGACGAGGCACAGCACGCGCGGCGCCAGGTCGGAGCGCCGGTCGCCGGAGATCAGCAGCACCGGTCCGTCCAGCCAGTCCAGCCCCGGCGCGGCGCCGGCCGAGTCGACGGCCGCGCAGCACACCAGCGCCGTCACGTGGTCGGCCAGCAGATCCCGCGCGCTGCGCGGCGCCTGGAGCGGGACCAGCGGCACGGCGTGCGCGTCGGCGGCCTTCCCGGGCCCGCCGGCCCGGTCCTCCCGGGCCAGGTCGCCGCTGAGCCGCCCGGCCAGCGCCTCGCCGGCCGCGCCCTCGCCGCCCGCGTCGGTCAGATACCCGAGCACCCGCTCCAGCGTCGGCCCCAGCGGGCCCTCGGCCGGTCCGGGCGGGACGGCGAGCGCGTCGAGGGCGGCATGCAGCCGGGCCGCCTCCGTGCGCCACTTGCGGTCGACGACCTCTTCCGGATACGCCGCCCAGTCGACCGGGGACCAGTCCGGCCCGGCCTCGGCCGGACCGCCGTGGAACAGCCGCGCGGCGAGCAGCGAGGCCGCCTCGTCGATCACGCCGGGCTGCTCCAGCAGGTCGCAGGCGGGCCGCTCGCCCAGCCGTGAGGTGAACCCGTCGGCCAGCCGGTCGCGCCGGGACAGCTCGGTCAGCGCCGAGACCACGCCCGCGTCGAGGCGGGCCGGCCAGCGGCCCATCCGCCAGGCGGGCAGCGCCACCCGGGTCAGCAGCCGGTCCCAGCCCGCGTAGGCCAGTCCGACCTGCTCCTGGGCCAGGATCCGCAGCCCGTAGTCCACATCCTGTGCACGCGCCGAGGCGGCCGCGGCCACCCCGCGCTCCATCTCGGCGGCGTCCTCCCGGCACAGCCGCAGCAGCAGCCGCGCCGGCCCGGCGATCCAGCCCATGCCCCGCCGGTTGCCCACGTCCACGGCGGCGTCGAGCCCCCGTACGAAGCCCCGCGCGTCGGCTATGTCCGGGTGCGCGGAGGGGCCCGTGCCCGCGACGACCGGGGCGAGCACCGCCCGAAGCTCCGCGACCCGCATCCACCACAGGAACGGGGAGCCGATCACCAGCACCGGGGCCGCACCCTGCGCGGTCTCGGGACCGGGGGATATGCCGCCACCCCGGCGCCGGTGCGCCGCGTGCGTACGGTCCTCCAGCCAGCTGTCGCAGTCCGGGGTCAGGGCTATCGCGGAGGGCGCGGGCACGTCCATCCGGTCGGCGAGATCCCGTACGAGCCGGTAGAGGTCGGGCGCGGCGGTCTCCGACAGCGGCACCGTCGGCGTCACGGCGGGGCTCGCCCGCAGCACCACGGCGGCGAAGACCCCTCCGACCAGCAGCACCACGGCGGCGACCGCGCACATGACGAGGGTCACCACGGGCCAGGGCTCACCGAGGAGCCGGCCCGTCATCCGGGCGGCCACGAGCACCACCGCGACGGCGGCGGGCAGCACGAGGACGGCCAGCGCCCTGCTGCGGACCCGCAGCACGGCGAGGGCCCTGGAGCGCGCGGACGGCGCGCCCACTTCCACGATCGAACCGGTTCCGGACACGGCCGGACCTCACCCCCTCTGCCCTGCGGCGGTTTCGCTCACTCCCCCACTGTGACACCCGCCACTGACATCGCAATGCCGGTGGGCCATGTGCCGGAATGCTTGCGCCGCACCCTAGTTGGGGGCGGGGCGGGCGTCAGGCAGACCGGGTGACGATCACCCGATGGAATGGCTTTGGGTAAAGGTGGGTGCGTTCGAACGCGCCCGGATGCAGTCGTACGCGGGCATGCGCGCGGGCCCGGGCGCATGGTGTGCGCGCCGGGCCCGCGGGGTCCGTCGATCCGCAGTTCAGCGGCGGGTCAGCGGCCTTCGGCCGCCTTCGCGGCGATGTCCGTGCGGTGCTGCGAGCCGTCCAGCCGGATCCGGCCGACGGCCTTATACGCCCGCTCGCGGGCCTGCGCCAGATCGGCACCCGTCGCCGTCACCGACAGCACGCGGCCACCCGCGCTGACGACCGCGTCGCCCTCGTGGCGGGTGCCGGCGTGCAGGACGTACGCCTCGGGCGCGTCCTCGGCGGCCACCTCGGCCAGGCCCTCGATCGGGTCCCCGGTGCGCGGGGTGTCGGGGTAGTTGTGCGAGGCGATGACCACCGTGACGGCCGCGTCGTCGCGCCAGTTGAGCGGGGGCTCGGTGTCCAGGGTGCCGTTGGCGGCGTGCAGCAGCACCCGCGCGAGCGGGGTGCGCAGCCGGGCCAGGACGACCTGGGTCTCCGGGTCGCCGAAGCGGGCGTTGAACTCGATGACGCGGACGCCGCGCGAGGTGATCGCGAGACCGGCGTAGAGCAGGCCGGAGAACGGGGTGCCGCGGCGGCGGAGCTCGTCCACCGTCGGCTGCAGGACGCTCGCCATGACCTCGTCGACCAGCTTCGGGTCGGCCCAGGGCAGCGGGGAGTAGGCGCCCATTCCGCCCGTGTTGGGGCCCTCGTCGCCGTCGAGCGCGCGCTTGAAGTCCTGCGCGGGCTGGAGCGGCAGCACGGTGACGCCGTCGGTGATGGCGAAGAGGGAGACCTCGGGACCGTCGAGGAACTCCTCGATGACGACCCGGTCGCAGGCGAGCGCGTGCGCGCGGGCGGCGGCCAGGTCCTCGGTGACCACGACGCCCTTGCCGGCGGCGAGACCGTCGTCCTTGACGACGTACGGGGCGCCGAAGGCGTCGAGGGCCTCGTCCACCTCTTCCGGGGTGGTGCAGACGTAGCTGCGCGCGGTCGGGACCCCGGCCGCGGCCATCACGTCCTTGGCGAACGCCTTGGAGCCCTCCAATTGCGCCGCCTCGGCGGACGGGCCGAAGGCGGGGATGCCGGCCGCGCGGACGGCGTCGGCGACGCCCGCGACCAGCGGGGCCTCCGGGCCGACGACGACCAGGCCGACACCGAGTTCGGTGGCGAGACGGGCGACGGCGTCACCGTCGAGGGCGTCGACCGGGCGGAGCTCGGCCACCTCGGCGATGCCGGCGTTGCCGGGAGCGCAGTACAGCGCGGAGACGTCGGAGTCGAGGGACAGAGAGCGGCACAGGGCATGTTCGCGGGCGCCGCCGCCGATGACGAGGACCTTCACGGCATGAAGGGTAGCCCGCGCTGCGGATTCCCTTTCGTGCGGCCACCCAATGAGACGGCCCTACTCGTTCGTATATTCCTCTACAACCGTGGCCCCGAGCTCCCGCACGATGAGGTCGTGTCCGGTGAGCGCGCTCTCGACCAGATCCGGATCGTCCTCTTCCGGTACGTCGTCCTCGGGCGCGACCGGCGGCGGTGCCTGCTGTACGGGGGGCTGCTGCGCGGAAGCGGACTGCTGATGCTGCTGCGGCGGCTGGTACGAGGGCTGCTGCGGGGCGGGTGCCTGCCGGTCCGGGGCCGCGGGGGCCGACTGGGCCGTCGGCGGCGGGTTGTAGGCGGGCGCGGGCGGCGCCGCGTAGGAGCCCTGGGGCGCGGACTGGGCGCCGCCCCCGCCGCCTGCGCCGACCACGGCGTCGATCTTCCAGTTGACCTGGAACTGCTCCGCCAGGACCGCCTTGAGGACGTCCTCGCTGCCGCTGCTCGCGAAGTTGTCGCGGGCTCCGACGTTGGGGAAGCCGAGCTGGAGGGTCGTCCCGTCGAAGCCGGTGACCTGGGCGTTCTGGCTGAGCAGGATCCAGGTGAAGCGACGGCGGTTCTTGACGGCCTCCAGCACGCCGGGCCACATCGCCTGGACCTGGCCCGCGCCGGCGGCCATGCCGGGGGACGGCGCGGCGGGGGCAGGCGCCGCGGAGGCGGCGGCCGCCGCCGGCGCGGGAGCGGGGGCCGGGGCGGCGGGGGCACCGCTGCCGGGCGCGGTCGCGCTCGGCCAGGCACCGGCAGCGGGGCCGGCGGCGGGGCCGGCGGCGGCTGCCGCTCCCGGCCAGGCGCCGGGGGCGCCGGACCCGGGCTTCGCGGCGCCGGGCCAGGCGCCGGGGGCGGGCGCGGCGGGGGCGACCGGAGCGGGGGCCGAGGCTGCGGGGGCAGCGGCAGGGGCAGAGGCAGCGGCCGGGGCAGGCTGAGCGGGAGCGGGAGCGGGCACCGGCTCGGGCGCGGCCGGAGCCGACTCCTCCGGCCCCGGACCTCGTACGGCGGCCCGCGCCGCCGCGACACCGCCACCGGGACCGGCGGGCGCCATGCCGTGCGCCTCGGGCCCCGGCACGTACCCCATGGCGGGCGCGCCGGCGTGCGGCGCGGCCATCCCGGCGGCGGCCATGCCACCGCGCTCCAGGCGGTCGAGCCGCGCCTGGAAGGACCGCTCGTCGTCGAAGGCGGCGGGCAGCAGCACGCGGGCGCAGATCAGCTCCAGCTGCAGCCGGGGCGAGGTGGCGCCGCGCA
This genomic window contains:
- a CDS encoding DNA polymerase III subunit gamma and tau, whose translation is MSSLALYRRYRPESFAEVIGQEHVTVPLMQALRNNRVNHAYLFSGPRGCGKTTSARILARCLNCEQGPTPTPCGECQSCRDLARNGPGSIDVIEIDAASHGGVDDARDLREKAFFGPASSRYKIYIIDEAHMVTSAGFNALLKVVEEPPEHLKFIFATTEPEKVIGTIRSRTHHYPFRLVPPGTLREYLGDVCGREGATVEDGVLPLVVRAGAGSVRDSMSVMDQLLAGAADQGVTYAMATSLLGYTDGSLLDSVIDAFAAGDGAAAFEVVDRVVEGGNDPRRFVADLLERLRDLVILAAVPDAGEKGLIDAPADVVERMQAQASVFGAAELSRAADLVNTGLTEMRGATSPRLQLELICARVLLPAAFDDERSFQARLDRLERGGMAAAGMAAPHAGAPAMGYVPGPEAHGMAPAGPGGGVAAARAAVRGPGPEESAPAAPEPVPAPAPAQPAPAAASAPAAAPAASAPAPVAPAAPAPGAWPGAAKPGSGAPGAWPGAAAAAGPAAGPAAGAWPSATAPGSGAPAAPAPAPAPAAAAASAAPAPAAPSPGMAAGAGQVQAMWPGVLEAVKNRRRFTWILLSQNAQVTGFDGTTLQLGFPNVGARDNFASSGSEDVLKAVLAEQFQVNWKIDAVVGAGGGGGAQSAPQGSYAAPPAPAYNPPPTAQSAPAAPDRQAPAPQQPSYQPPQQHQQSASAQQPPVQQAPPPVAPEDDVPEEDDPDLVESALTGHDLIVRELGATVVEEYTNE
- the purD gene encoding phosphoribosylamine--glycine ligase, which translates into the protein MKVLVIGGGAREHALCRSLSLDSDVSALYCAPGNAGIAEVAELRPVDALDGDAVARLATELGVGLVVVGPEAPLVAGVADAVRAAGIPAFGPSAEAAQLEGSKAFAKDVMAAAGVPTARSYVCTTPEEVDEALDAFGAPYVVKDDGLAAGKGVVVTEDLAAARAHALACDRVVIEEFLDGPEVSLFAITDGVTVLPLQPAQDFKRALDGDEGPNTGGMGAYSPLPWADPKLVDEVMASVLQPTVDELRRRGTPFSGLLYAGLAITSRGVRVIEFNARFGDPETQVVLARLRTPLARVLLHAANGTLDTEPPLNWRDDAAVTVVIASHNYPDTPRTGDPIEGLAEVAAEDAPEAYVLHAGTRHEGDAVVSAGGRVLSVTATGADLAQARERAYKAVGRIRLDGSQHRTDIAAKAAEGR